Proteins from a genomic interval of Chanodichthys erythropterus isolate Z2021 chromosome 6, ASM2448905v1, whole genome shotgun sequence:
- the LOC137021291 gene encoding NLR family CARD domain-containing protein 3-like, whose amino-acid sequence MKGSSSAGSVHCYTQAAMQEETEDPQKPVKNEIQRVKDQLKTSTKNKYESLFEGTILQKNETLLNRIYTQLYIIEGENEGVNKEHEVLQMEKTARTKHSQDTPVNCNDIFKASPEPGCEEKHQIKTVLTKGIIGIGKTVSVQKFILDWAEGKANQDVDFMFVLPFRELNLIQDHQYSLHRLLLDFHPELQDLDSKIYEDCKVILILDGLDESRITLMFSDAQKVSDVTETSSVGVLMTNLMKGELLPSALIWITSRPAAANQIPAKYIDRLTEIQGFNESQKEEYFRKRISDKHQASRIISHIRRARSLHIMCHMPVFCWISSNVLQKLLKEDMSSEIPQTLTEMYIHFLLIQINMMNQKYNEKDPEKLLQSKREVILKLAEVAFNQLMKGIVMFYEEDLRESGIDVTDASVYSGICTEIFKEESVIHQRKVYSFIHLSIQEFLAAFYVFYHYVIKHVDTLQFIDVVHNLHRSIVDKAIESEKGELDLFLRFLLGISLESNQRLLQDILTHTVNSSESIRRTTQYIKEKINDERGLSTERSINLFLCLLEVKDQTLSREIQEFVKSDKHSEKKLSSAHCTAISYMLQMSKEPLDELNLKKYNTSDEGRRRLIPAVINCTKALLAGCNLNEQSCEIVSSALQSSNSVLRELDLSNNDLQDSGVKLLSGGLKSPNCQLAILRLSGCMVTEEGCGYVSSALSSNPSHLRELDLSYNNPGQSGVQLLNDKLHHPNYKLNLDYGGSFRIKPGLRKYACDLTLDPNTAHTQLILCEGNKKIKYVKELQPYPDHPERFADNPQVMCRERLTGRCYWEVEWGSWARIAVAYKGISRKEGTVGKFGYNDKSWCVFCTSNGFVVWHNNVSYNIPTYAPKSNRVGVYVDVSAGTLSFYSVSDTLTHLHTFNTTFTEPLYAGFKVFESELSLCQI is encoded by the exons atGAAAGGATCCAGTTCTGCTGGATCTGTTCACTGTTACACACAAGCAGCCATGCAGGAGGAGACTGAAGACCCGCAGAAACCAGTAAAGAATGAAATACAGAGAGTCAAAGACCAGCTCAAAACCAGCACGAAGAATAAGTATGAGAGTTTATTTGAAGGAACCATACTACAAAAGAATGAAACTCTCCTGAACAGGATCTACACACAGCTCTACATCATAGAGGGAGAGAATGAAGGAGTGAATAAAGAACATGAggttttacagatggagaaaacAGCCAGAACAAAACACTCACAAGACACTCCAGTCAACTGCAATGACATCTTTAAAGCCTCACCTGAACCAGGATGTGAGGAGAAACACCAAATCAAGACTGTTCTTACTAAAGGCATCATTGGAATCGGAAAAACCGTCTCTGTGCAGAAGTTCATTCTGGACTGGGCCGAGGGAAAAGCCAATCAGGATGTAGATTTCATGTTTGTGCTTCCATTTCGAGAGCTGAACTTGATCCAAGATCATCAGTACAGTCTTCACAGACTTCTGCTGGACTTTCATCCTGAACTTCAAGATCTGGACTCAAAGATTTATGAGGATTGTAAAGTTATATTAATCTTGGATGGTCTGGATGAAAGCAGAATAACACTTATGTTTTCAGACGCTCAGAAAGTTTCTGATGTGACTGAGACTTCATCTGTGGGTGTGTTGATGACAAACCTCATGAAAGGAGAGCTGcttccctctgctctcatctggatcacttccagaccagcagcagccaatcagatcccCGCCAAATACATTGACCGTCTGACAGAGATTCAGGGATTCAATGAGTCTCAGAAGGAGGAATATTTCAGGAAGAGAATCAGTGACAAGCATCAAGCCAGCAGAATCATCTCACACATCAGAAGAGCAAGAAGCCTCCACATCATGTGCCACATGCCCGTCTTCTGCTGGATCTCATCCAATGTCCTTCAAAAGCTCCTGAAAGAAGATATGAGTTCAGAAATTCCtcaaactctgactgaaatgtaTATCCACTTCCTGCTGATTCAGATCAACATGATGAATCAGAAATATAATGAGAAAGATCCAGAGAAACTCCTGCAGTCCAAAAGAGAAGTGATTTTGAAACTTGCTGAAGTGGCATTCAATCAGCTGATGAAGGGCATTGTGATGTTCTATGAGGAGGACCTGAGAGAGAGCGGCATAGACGTCACTGATGCTTCAGTGTATTCTGGGATTTGCACTGAGATCTTTAAGGAAGAATCGGTGATTCATCAGAGGAAGGTCTACAGCTTCATTCATCTGAGCATTCAGGAGTTTCTTGCtgctttttatgtgttttaccATTATGTAATAAAACATGTTGACACATTGCAGTTTATTGATGTAGTGCATAATCTACATAGAAGCATAGTAGATAAAGCCATTGAAAGTGAGAAAGGAGAGCTGGATCTGTTCCTCCGATTCCTGCTGGGCATCTCACTGGAGTCCAATCAAAGACTCTTACAGGATATACTGACGCACACAGTGAACAGCTCAGAGAGCATCAGGAGAACCACACAGTACATTAAAGAGAAGATCAATGATGAACGTGGACTCTCCACTGAAAGATCCATCAATCTGTTCCTCTGTCTGCTGGAAGTCAAAGATCAGACTCTGTCCAGAGAGATTCAGGAATTTGTGAAATCAGACAAACACTCAGAGAAGAAACTCTCTTCTGCTCACTGCACAGCAATCTCCTACATGCTTCAGATGTCAAAGGAGCCGCTGGATGAGCTGAACCTCAAGAAATACAACACATCAGATGAGGGTAGAAGAAGACTGATTCCAGCTGTGATCAATTGCACAAAAGCCCT TCTTGCTGGCTGTAATCTCAACGAACAATCATGTGAAATTGTGTCATCAGCTCTACAATCCTCAAACTCtgtcctgagagagctggacttgagtaacaatgacctacaggattcaggagtgaagctgCTTTCTGGTGGACTGAAGAGTCCAAACTGTCAGCTGGCGATACTGAG gtTGTCAGGCTGTATGGTGACAGAGGAAGGCTGTGGTTATGTGTCTTCAGCTCTGagttcaaacccctcacacctgagagagctggatctgagctaCAATAATCCAGGACAATCAGGAGTCCAGCTGCTCAATGACAAACTGCATCATCCAAACTACAAGCTCAA TTTGGATTATGGAGGGTCCTTCAGGATAAAGCCAGGACTACGAAAAT ATGCCTGTGATCTCACACTGGATCCAAACACAGCACACACTCAACTCATCTTGTGTGAGGGAAACAAGAAGATCAAATATGTGAAAGAACTTCAGCcatatcctgatcatccagagaGATTTGCTGATAATCCTCAGGTTATGTGTCGAGAGCGTCTGACTGGACGTTGTTACTGGGAGGTTGAATGGGGCTCTTGGGCTCGTATAGCAGTGGCCTATAAAGGAATCAGCAGGAAAGAAGGGACTGTTGGTAAGTTTGGATACAATGACAAATCCTGGTGTGTTTTCTGCACTAGTAATGGATTTGTTGTCTGGCACAATAATGTCAGCTATAACATACCAACCTATGCACCAAAATCTAACAgagtaggagtgtatgtggatgtGTCGGCCGgcactctgtccttctacagtgtctctgacacactcacacacttacacacattcaACACAACATTCACTGAACCGCTCTATGCTGGATTTAAGGTTTTTGAGTCAGAACTGTCTCTGTGTCAGATTTAA